Part of the Rhinoderma darwinii isolate aRhiDar2 chromosome 2, aRhiDar2.hap1, whole genome shotgun sequence genome, TAGGGGTGACTGGCAGGAGTAACAGGGAGTGCGGCTGTTTAAGATCACACAATAGTTGTAGTTTGCTCCTGTGTGGcctgatgttttgttttttttaatatgtagaATGATCGTAAAAGCGTTGTGGGTAGCTTTTGACTGACAAGCTTCAAAATGTCTCTGCTACAGCTTATTATGGAAGAGATTTCTAAGAAAACGGACAATTCAGACACTGTGCAGACCATTTCTTTCCCAGCTTCAGCCTTCCAGGCATCGCATCTGGCCCAACAAGTAAGATCTTCTTGCATCATCGCTTAATATTTGGGATTATAATTTGTGCTACTGTTGTTTAGATATGTTATGACTGCTGCACTGACAACCGCATTGGAGGTGGCGGTGAGATTTTCGCTACTTACTTTCCttaaatattttaaatttttcttagggcctgttcacatcagcgttgcttttgtGTTTATGGATTCCATTGcagctttccatcagaggaacccatgagggGACAGACAAACGTAAAACTAAAGCTTCCGTTCGCAttgccatttatttcaatggtaatgcttcagtttgaCTTGGTTTCCGCTTGTTTCTGTTCCGTATAGTTTTTGTGGAAACAATAGCCTAAACGACCGCTATTTCCACGAAAACAGAAACGTTACAGAAACGGAAACCAAGacaaacggaagcattaccattgaaatcaatggtaatgcaaacggaagctttagTTTTACGTTTGGCTTTCCCCTCATGGGTTCCTCTGTCAGCTGCAACGGAACCCGTGAATGGAAAAGCAACGCTTTTGTTCTTTTTTCAAGACTACATCATGACTTGCAAGAGATCAAATattcctttttattatgttttatatcTGGACAGATACACCTTGTGTTAATATCATATGAGATGCTGTTTTAATGTCATATTTTATCTTTTTCGATTTCAGATGGCACTAAGAGGTACAACTACTCCCTTGACTGTTGTACTGTCTGGGGAGCAGCAGGTCCACGTACAAGGTGTTATCCAGACTGCTCAGTCCTCTGTGATCCACTCTCCTCAAGTTGCTGCATCACAGGTACCGAGCTACATAGATTGAAAGCTCCTATGGATTGGACTCTTtccaactgtatttttttttctttgatatTTATTGACTGGTTTTGTACCAcatctttattgttttatttgtaGGCATCATCCCTATCAGATAGCGAAGATTCTCAGGATTCATCTGACAGCATTGATTCCTCCAGAAAGGCACGTGGCATTTTAGCTCGTCGACCATCCTATAGGTAATGAAAGTAACAGGCTAAGGGATAGCTCTTGTCCTTATTTGGTTTTGTTTTACAATTCCCATATTTTGAAGCTGCTCTTGATATTGGTAATCTGCTAGGAAAACTATCACTACAAGGCTGCAGTCCAGCATGACATTGTCAGACTCTTCTGAAATGTTTCCCCTTGTAACTATATTATAAAACTGTTTTGCATACTGCAGTGCTGGTTTAGCGCTGCTGATATCCCTTCAAGGTTTTTGACTGCACAGCGGCACTTCTGGTCAATGGCTGCACAAGGAACTGCGGCACAGGCCCATTTACTAAAccagtgctgttttttttctttattttcaggatcatagcgatatgccatcactttctgatatgGGAAAGCTGCTTAGcgtaaaatgccataaaaaaaaaaagtttaataaaatgttCGGGAAAAATTCAACGGAAATGCTGCACCATGATGTTCGGGTTAGAGCTTTGatcttaggcctcaagcacacatccgttgctATTTGTACGGCTGTAaatcacggatccgtgaaaaacggaccgCACACTGATGACTTCCGTGTTGGGTCAGTTGTTGTAACGGACCAAATAAATAGAAAGGCCGAGACTGATCCACGAAAAACACAGGAGTAGGACCAGTTCTAGTTTTCACGGAACCGTTAAAATAacggtgtgcatggccccatagaaaagaatgggtcagtgtgctatccgttaaaaaaacaaacaaacaaacaaaaacctgATAGCACACTGAatcatttcactgaagtgtgcttgaggccttcgtGTCCTTTGAAAGCTATGTTTATGCGCTTTAGAATGATGCCAAAATCTGTAGCCCTTTTATTTCAGATTGCAATTGCTTTAGGTCATAAAGTATTACACACATTTTTGGCGCTAGTTAATAGGAGTGCATCAGAACACCCGCAAGGTTTTATTTCGCATGGGACTTGCATTACAGCAAGTACAGTAAGGACTATCCTTTATATGGCAAAGGATACGGAACAGGTTGTCGAGGCTTATTTTGAGGCACCATAAGCGCATGGCTTGTGTGGTGTGTAAAGgggcacattattattattattattattattagtgataATATCTCCTCACATTACTTGTATTTAACTTTTAGATCAATTAGTCCatgctttctttttttattgcaATATGGTGATGTTATTTATTTTCTCAAGGCAAATATTGAAAGATCTCTCCTCTGAAGACACTGGAAAACGAAATGAAGAGGGTGCTGGAGTATCCGCTTCGCCTACGACCACCACCATATACCAGACCAGCACTGGACAGTATGGTAAGTCCCAGTATGGTGCTGCAATCACAAATCTATAACCTCCAATATATGATTTAGCATTCATTTGTATTATCTCTTAATGCTACTGAGTTTTATTACTAATCCTTACATCAGTCGGGAAAAGTATGCAAtgtgatgtatgtatatattttctaatttttctttttttctttttaagtaaCCATTGGTCCTAATGGAACATTCCAGCTCGCTACTGGGACAGATGGGTTACAAGGATTACAGACATTAGCAATGGCCAATGCTGGCAGTAACCAGCAAGGCACAACCATACTACAGTATGCACAAACATCAGATGGTCAGCAGATTCTTGTACCCAGCAACCAAGTGGTTGTACAGAGTGAGTACTTTGATTTAATTTGATACTCAGCTGAATTATGATTTTATCTACATGGCATGTTAATTAATTTCCTGTATCTTTCAGCTGCTTCAGGAGATATGCAGACCTATCAGATCCGTACCACTTCAACCACCACCTCACTACCACAGACTGTGGTCATGACCTCACCCGTTACATTGACCTGTCCCCCGACAAAGACAGACGACCCACAACTAAAGCGTGAAATAAGATTAATGAAAAACAGGTAAGGAAGGACATGATCATGGTAGATAAGTGTCAAGGGTTCTAATGACCGCCTTCTGAAACCTGAGTACCAGTGATGTCTACCCACTGTTCTCATAGCGATCTCCCATGGGACAGGTCAATGGGAGATCCTAAATTAAACTACTGTCCTACTACAGTGCTGGAATCTTCTAAACTTGTACCAATGGTCTGATGATATTTGACATTGAATACCATATTGCTCAAGTTACTAGATTAGTATTGATGTCATAAGATTAAGgtctatatttgtgtgtgtgtgtgtatgtatgtatatatatatatatatatatatatatattcactgccCTAAGGAGTATGGGTGACACACACTAAATAGAGAATTACAGGCTTCCATACGTTTAGAAGCATTATCCTGCACATTAATAGGAAAATAAGCATCCGTTGCTTAGTCTTCGTTTTGGCTTTGATTTAAACTTCTGTCCTTTGCTTTTAGGGAGGCCGCCAGAGAATGCCggagaaagaaaaaagaataCGTCAAATGCTTGGAAAATAGAGTCGCAGTTCTTGAAAATCAAAACAAGACATTGATTGAAGAGTTAAAGACTTTAAAAGATTTGTACTGCCATAAAGCGGTGTAAATCACTTTTGTTATCTGTACACACATTTTAGATgagttttcttttttcttttataccAAAATTTTCTAAATTTTACAAGAGGCCACAGATGACGCCTTTTTTACCTAGTTTTCACACGCTGTTAAACAGATAAGGAGATACATGTTAATTGTGTGAGCATTTGATGAATGTTACTTGTAAGAAAAAGATAATGGCAATGGTTCTATAGAAAAACATTCATTAGGAAGGTTCACATTTGCTTTCTGGCTTAGCCAATCTGTGGCTCTCTAAACATTTGACTGAAAAGTCTGAGCCAGTTGCTGGCATATCATGTTGGGACTTTGAGTCCTTGATTTGTAAGCCATGGTTGTTCCAGGCTTTACAGGTAATAACACAATTTTTTGATGTTCAGAAGAGAACAgagatttcacattggaacatattttcatatgtaacagttgttgttttttttttgtttttttttattccaggtATATTTTTATGTAATTGTATGTACATATTTTTACCTCCTTTCATTAACTTCCAATTACATGTTAAGGCTTACTTATAATTTTTACAGTAAAATGCTTATTTCAGCCGGTAATAGTGTAATTATGTTGTTTGTGGTGTACTTATATCCATCAGGGTTTAAAGGGGAATTTCTGACATTTATTCCTAATTTAATAGCCAGAACATGCTGAGAATTGATCCAGTTTTCTGAAGGTTAGTAACGGAGTGCgccttgatggaaaaaaaaaccaaGGTTTTCAAATGTGTTCTGATATTTGGCTATTGGGTATGGTTCACATTTCTATGAATAAATGACGTGTGATTATTTACTTAATGTCTACTTGCTTATTTAGTTATAAATCAaacatttatttgtgaaaatgaaaagtttACAGGCAGTAGCCTCATGTAAAGGTTGGTCGCTGGTCACCCTCTGACCCACAGTAAGCCTCATTCACCCAAGCGTATTCTATGTCCATATTAGTTCTGTATTATGGCATGCAGTTATTCATATACCCATATTTTGTATGGCTGTGTTGGATTATGCAGTCCTTATTTCAAATGTAAGGCGTATGCTATAGTTACCTATATTGGTACGGTATTTTACCCATAGAAGTGAAGTCTCATAAAATATACATCCTCTTATGTTGATCCATAGTATTCTATACACTCCTGCAGTAACAACTGACACAATGGAGAGCTTAAAAATTGAGTCAAACATAACCATGAGCAGGCACCTCTGCTTTTAGATGCCCAGCAGTGTTTCAATTCTTTAGAGAAGACCTCAAGGAGTGAAGATACATTGGCCACATAACGTAGGAAACTTTTTCATGGATGTTCTATAAAAAACATGTATAACTGCAGTCCCCAAGATCTCCTCCTTTTGACAGCGgagtcagcacagtgtatagattAGAGCGTTaacttcaataaactttatttaaaataaacctgCTAACTTTGAAAtgcataacaattttttttttctattgggacaaaaaaaaatgctcctgtgtctagatattgTTATAAACTTGTTATGGTGctccctggtgttcttttgattccctctAAGAACATTCACCTAATATGTCCGGTGCCTGAGAATACACATACCCGGTAGCTACGTCCCACCACTCCTCTTGTACTCAGGGAGGGGAGTGATTTCTGCTATTATGCGGGCCGACCAATAAGAAGCGGTGCACTAGAAGCGGCTTCATCTTCATCTAACCAGCACGAGATG contains:
- the ATF1 gene encoding cyclic AMP-dependent transcription factor ATF-1 yields the protein MSLLQLIMEEISKKTDNSDTVQTISFPASAFQASHLAQQMALRGTTTPLTVVLSGEQQVHVQGVIQTAQSSVIHSPQVAASQASSLSDSEDSQDSSDSIDSSRKARGILARRPSYRQILKDLSSEDTGKRNEEGAGVSASPTTTTIYQTSTGQYVTIGPNGTFQLATGTDGLQGLQTLAMANAGSNQQGTTILQYAQTSDGQQILVPSNQVVVQTASGDMQTYQIRTTSTTTSLPQTVVMTSPVTLTCPPTKTDDPQLKREIRLMKNREAARECRRKKKEYVKCLENRVAVLENQNKTLIEELKTLKDLYCHKAV